From Acipenser ruthenus chromosome 36, fAciRut3.2 maternal haplotype, whole genome shotgun sequence:
taatacggtttaaaggcatagtgtggacagggccactgagggagaaaactgcaagcagaactaatgtggcaacgagacactgagggagaaaactgcaagcagttTTAACCCGAAGTGCTCGTCCCGGTCCAACAGGTGCACTAAAATTTCtgtgaaaagaaacagaaaaatacacaccGAAAAACTATTTTTTCTCActgtgggagggtgcgggtattcactgacacgggagacagaaatggtatttgataacaccacacaggtgctcggttttattatttttcttttgttctctggtgcactgatttctttgagcccgtagagggcgcttgtggtccgtggtctggctaccagctatggtatccagaaccaacggagaataccacggcagggtactcaggtacagtccggcactcgcaggtgctcacaaattataaaaaacgaaaaggcaaaaagaaacagggaaaataaaacacagtaaggaaaaactacaaaataaatgtgctgcacttcgcagcgtgaatctccccagtcgccgctacccgtacgacccgggactccgtcctacactctgctgtctccaacTCACTGCACAACAAcactggggctgcccaacgatccaccacttttccctttctttctttaaaattattttctttgatttttctttccgggCGTTTGTTATCCTCCCGTCTTTCGGTAGTCAACGCGAGACCGccttgctcgctgttccagtttaaaggggcagatctgaggaaacaacagagtgttactttataggttaacaatcccattaaagtccgcctcccagccactcagagaggggaaaagcacacacaccctctttcccacctctccgtgtcaccgctatgactggcaggcagaccccacgggactgccgccctcttcctgcagcatcgtgcatgcgtcagacggccagtccaggtctctccctgttacactcacacaaaacagtaaacacttgattactgtaattatttataattttcataataaaaaatatatttttattttcaacttcAACGAAGCTAGCAGCCTGAGAGTGAACACAAGGCCGCTGAGGGACTTAACGAACACcacggctgagtgcacaataTGTGTAAATAGCAATTACTATAGTCATATAAcataattataatataattatggggctcccaagtggcgcatctggtaaaggcgctctgcgtggagtgcaggatgcgctctataggcTGGACTTCGCCGGTTCGAGTCCTTGCTATTCCACAGCcggccgtggacgggagctcccagggggcagcgcacaattggccgagcgtcgcccggggggagggagggttaagtcggccagggtgtccttggctcaccgcgcaccagcaatccctgtagtctggccaggcgcctgcgggcttgcctgtaagttgcccgagagctgcgttgtcctccttGGGTGGATTTCGACAGCTAAAAATGAATGTGATACCTCCTTAACAACAACCAAAACAATATTACAACAACTACAGTAAGACACTGCTAGGTGCAAGTTTGAAACTTGAAAATTAGAActagttttaatattttttgttgtgcagagaagggcagaaGTATATGGTAATCATCTATTGACATAGAGTAATTGTATATGACTGGGTTGACAGAAACAAACTTATTAGCCTGATAAATTTCCATTGTTGAATTATGTATCTCACCTGATAGATTCGGTCATTCGCACCGCAGCCGTACGCACGTTACACACTGTTTGTGTACCTTTGATTTGCAAAATTTCATCTTCATAAGTGTGTACTCGCATGCAACGGTCCAGATAAGAggcgtacctgccgtttttacacgttaaaaaatgtaaaaatagcaattttgctgcacagtttgtctgcctcccctaaaacttccactaacaactacatttcccagaatacaatgttttcagttactaggaaactgtgcacaacAAAAAAttgcccaacaaaacattatccaatctcatTTACACTAGAAGACAGCGGTCAAGATCCCAGAAAGTGGCAAagtcactaatatatatatatatatatatatatatatatatatatatatatatatatatatatatatacacacacacacacacagtatttgccccctgtctgattttctgcattttttcacattgtatttggtcagatttttttgtgggttttagtagtatatagagggagtctgagaggaaaatgacaccaaagtttggtgcttctttcatttgtttggtgtgcaaggtaatcaaacatgcaatcttcaggtgtgaaaaagttattgcccccctgtGGCTGAGTGcagttgagtggcgtgtgaggtGACGTCACgaaccaggaagtaacagaaaccaaacaatgaatGGCAGATGAAACTGCCGtgctacggcgctcagtgtttttattaagttatagcaaaacaaaagatttaaacaaaacgaaacactacaaaacaaaaaggcacattggccaaacaaataaacagaaagacgtatatttaaatatagcaattgtttttgacagttgtttttttgctctccttgctcgctctcccgtactctcctctgtacactctcctatttagcgcggacagctggaggcttttatattctacagctgttaattatcttattacccctcggccacagtctgtacgagtttagtaaggatgcataaaatttaaaaacaaaaacaaatacgaaaaaaaaaacaataatacaaacaataacaaaacagtgccaaatatatatattggggcgggacactccgccacacatgcccccccttgtgcgcagcatgcatggccttttcggccacctcccctcttagtccccaaagtcccggttcacAGTCCCAGCCCAGGAATaggaatgctcgtctcaagtttgccaaaaagcacctggatgatcctcaagagttctggaacaatgttctatggacagatgagtcaaaagtggaactttttggccgacatgggccccgttatttctggtgaaaaccaaacactgcattccacagtaagaacctcatatcatcggtcaagcatggtggtggtagtatcatggtttggggatgctttgctgcatcaggacctggatgccttgccatcattgaaggaaccatgaattctgctctgtatcagagaattctacaggagaatgtcaggccatccgtccgtgagctgaagctgaagcgcagctgggtcatgcagcaagacaatgatcccaatcacacaagcaagtctacatcagaatggttgaagaacaagaaatttaaagttttggaatggcctagtcaaagtccagacctaaagatgttgagatgttgtggcaggacctgaaacgagcagttcatgctcgaaaacccacaaatgtcactgagttgaagcagttttgcatggaggagtgggccaaaattcctccacgccgctgtgagagactaatcaataactacaggaagtgtttggttgcagttattgctgctaaaggtggagtaaccagttactgagtctaagggggcgattactttttctcACTGGGGCGTTGCATAACTTTcttgtatcaaatttttgtgttatttgttcactcagggtcccatttatctaatattaggttttggttgaagatctgataacattcagtgtcaaaaatatgcaaaaatgcagaaaatcagacggggcaaatactttttcacggcactgtgtatataaTGTCTAATATTTCTGTACATTTGCTACCATAACTCTTGCAATGCTTGTATGACTTGTCATGCCATGAAGACTATTTGAATTAGAATTTCTTCTGACTCCTGTAGTGACTCGTTTACACTGCTCCCCCTCCTCTCCAGGTTCACGGTTCGAGGGATCGCAGCCTGCATGTGCTGAGGGGTCTGCGGGGGATGGTTGCGGAGGGGGGCTTACGCTCGCTGTGGCGGGGGAACGGAATCAACGTTCTCAAAATCGCACCCGAGTCCGCCATCAAGTTCATGGCCTACGAGCAGGTGAGTGGCCCTCGACAGAGCTGCAGCTCCCGGGGGTTCACAGACCCTGAATTAACCCAATGAGTGAAACAGAGTGATGTTATACAGGGTTATAAAAGAAAGTTGTTGAGCACATTGAGGAAAGACTTTtaaagtcaaaatgtttgtcattgagtttACAGAGGCTTTTTTAGGATCTGTATAAATAATCTTAAACGAACACACTGTAAGATGCTCCTGTGctacagggcagggcagggcaggagtgtgttgtgttgtgctgtgctgtggtgtgttgtgttgtattgtgtccCTGTGCTATTCTGagctctctgtgtctctgcatgTTTCTCTGTGCAGATCAAGAGAGCGATCAGAGGCAACGAGGGGACGCTGCGGGTGCAGGAGCGCTTTGTTGCGGGGTCCCTGGCAGGGGCCACAGCACAGACCATCATCTACCCCATGGAGGTAAGAGAGAGGCAGCCAGCcttgtgtctgtctatctgtctatcatcTACCCCATGGAGGATAGAGAGATAACTTTGTCTTGTCTGTCAATTACAAAAGGACGAATTTCTAGTGCATATAAATGCTGTAAATGGTAAGCATCTTATTTATTGTTAATCATTGTTAGTCATCGGTAATATTTGTTAGTTATTGCTATAATGGCTGTTAATAATTGCTGGTTTCCCTGTCCTCTCCCAGGTGTTGAAGACACGTCTGACCCTGCGTAAGACTGGCCAGTACTCTGGCATGTGGGACTGTGCTCGACAGATCCTGCGCAAAGAGGGGGTGCGGGCGTTCTATAAGGGGTATGTCCCCAACATGCTGGGCATCATCCCCTACGCAGGCATCGACCTGGCCGTGTATGAGGTGCGCCCCAAAACCCCTACAGGGAGACCGTATAGAattgtacaaaaaaatacatgcaaagaGTAAGACTGGTAACATAAAATAAGTTTGGTTTGCTAAAATTAAGTAAGCTGACTGCATAGCAGCAAAGACATTAAAAAGGAAAGAGAGCGAGGGTTATACAGACTGTACACAACACAGCTCCAGTTGTGTATGCTTGAACAGTTTATTTGCTCTTTGCTTATTTGTACTGTCTTCTACCAAAGAGTAGCCCCTGGTGGTCTCATCAAACCTATTGAGAGCcttcaatgcattagtaagacctcacctagaatattgtgtttagttctggtcacctcgttacaaaaaggatattgctgctctagaaagagtgcaaagaagagcaaccagaattatcccgggtttaaaaggcatgtcgtatgcagacaggctaaaagaattcaatctattcagtcttgaacaaagaagactatgcagtgatctgattcaaacattcaaaatcctaaaaggtatagacaatgtcaacccaggggacttctttgacctgaaaaaagaaacaaggaccaggggtcacaaatggagattagataaaggggcatttagaacagaaaataggaggcactttttacacagagaattgtgagggtctggaaccaactccccagtaatgttgttgaagctgacaccctgggatccttcaagaagctgcttgatgaaattctgggatcaataagctactaacaaccaaacgagcaagatgggctgaatggcctcctctcatttgtaaactttcttatgttcttcaatGGGATACTGCACTCACTTCAGTGGGATACTGCACTACAGTGGGATACAGCACTCACTTCAATGGGATACAGCACTCACTTCAATGGGATACAGCACTCACTTCAGTGGGATACTGCACTCACTTCAATGGGATACTGCACTCACTTCAATGGGATACAGCACTCACATTAATGGGATACAGCACTCACTTCAATGGGATACAGCACTCACTTCAATGGGATACAGCACTCATTTAAATGGGATACTGCACTCCTAATGCAAAATAGTCTCATTGGGGAGCTCAGTGCGACATATGGGCAATATTTTAAAAGCGatttctattttttaaaggaatttcttggaaggaaggaaaaaaaatcatgttgatgctaagaaacaaaacacatgcaGAGTGTTTTAAGAGGACTTGAAACAATATTTAATTTAGCTGTTTGGTTCAACCTTTGTGAGAcattatactatttttttttaaagcagtacttAAAGACTGagtaaaagctttttaaaatagtTGGCCCTGCAGGGCCCAAGTCATCCATTGGActaacacctctctctctctctctctctctctctctctctctctctctttctctctctctcactctcactctcactctcactctcactctctctctctctctcagaccctAAAGAATGCCTGGCTTCAGAACTACAGCCACAACTCTCCTGACCCAGGGATCCTGGTTCTGTTAGCCTGTGGAACGACCTCCAGTACCTGCGGACAGCTCGCAAGCTACCCCCTCGCACTGATCCGCACCAGGATGCAGGCGCAAGGTGAGCAgggacacagacactgagacgcaaagacactgagacacagacacagatactgagactgacacagacactgagacagacacggagacactgagacacagacacataagaacacaagaaagtttacaaacgagaggagaccattcagcccatcttgctcgtttggttgttagtagcttattgatcccagaatctcatcaagcagcttcttgaaggatcccatggtgtcagtttcaacaacgttactggggagttggttccagactcccacaattctgtgtaaataagtgcctcctattttctgttctgaatgcccctttatctagtctcccatttgtgacccctggtccttgtttcttttttcaggtcaaaaaagtcccctgggtcaacattgtctataccttttaggattttgaatgtttgaatcagatcgccgcgtagtcttccttgttcaagactgaatagattcaattcttttagcctgtctgcatacgacatgccttttaaacccgggataattctggttgctcttctttgcactctttttagagcagcaatatcctttgtaACGAGGTACCTCAATATTGGTGGAGCACGGGCACCACAGGCACATATAACTCGCCGCCTATGGACACAGAGACACTAAGACACATAtactgagagagacacagagacactgactcactgacactgagacatagagacactgacactgagacac
This genomic window contains:
- the LOC117402051 gene encoding mitochondrial adenyl nucleotide antiporter SLC25A23-like isoform X5 gives rise to the protein MFRSLDKNNDGEIDVSEIQQSLHSLGVCVSYVEAEKILLSMDKDGTMTVDWNEWRDHFLFNPITNMEDIAYYWKHSVVLDIGECLTVPDEFSEQEKRTGMWWKQLVAGGMAGVVSRTGTAPLDRLKVFLQVHGSRDRSLHVLRGLRGMVAEGGLRSLWRGNGINVLKIAPESAIKFMAYEQIKRAIRGNEGTLRVQERFVAGSLAGATAQTIIYPMEVLKTRLTLRKTGQYSGMWDCARQILRKEGVRAFYKGYVPNMLGIIPYAGIDLAVYETLKNAWLQNYSHNSPDPGILVLLACGTTSSTCGQLASYPLALIRTRMQAQATVEGAPQLSMFALFQHIVSREGVPGLYRGIAPNFMKVIPAVSISYVVYENMKRVLGVASK